A part of Peromyscus maniculatus bairdii isolate BWxNUB_F1_BW_parent chromosome 10, HU_Pman_BW_mat_3.1, whole genome shotgun sequence genomic DNA contains:
- the LOC121832539 gene encoding uncharacterized protein LOC121832539 — protein MGGREIPIPKALKRLFYSWTTGDRLQKKDEGDSLVTALVSEHVRDNGGRRGGGLRAPGKRSGGHLQPRIQFPGTEMVPGGRYFRICVASASAADTASLPLPHGRGDDREPGPQTSGGPGGGGLLTLKPPLQKPTAPLRGVAPDRRAPGGCGGWGPAEQPQPSKPRPHLCPPLHHARGSSPSPRSLPLTLQEKGSAPHTRKRTLAGVGSRREQCFCRSSSSSSTTTTTTTTTTTQDTERTQLDGCREPRSGAKCPLPTTTPTAPLGPRTHLQPTAAAGTSRGGQACRGIGRGRVSSLNKPAASGSAESGELGPLNATSSPEPGRCCSELQDHGRPAPFAAAPSYCFTPAERAGEPPRTRPANQASLWRAGPNLLASLLRSTRRTAPRSRTRASGKPGKRNRPRARGEGPLP, from the coding sequence ATGGGGGGGAGAGAAATACCCATTCCCAAAGCACTCAAACGTCTTTTTTATTCCTGGACAACTGGAGATCGCCTGCAGAAAAAGGACGAAGGAGACTCGCTCGTTACAGCCCTAGTATCAGAACATGTTCGGGAtaatggggggaggaggggggggggcctCCGAGCACCCGGCAAGCGGAGCGGCGGCCACCTTCAACCCCGGATTCAGTTTCCGGGCACAGAAATGGTGCCCGGAGGCCGCTACTTTCGCATCTGCGTCGCTTCTGCCTCCGCCGCCGACACggcctcccttcccctcccccacgggCGGGGCGACGACCGGGAACCAGGGCCGCAAACAAGCGGGGGGCCCGGCGGGGGTGGGCTTCTCACCCTGAAACCACCTCTGCAGAAGCCCACTGCCCCGCTCCGCGGCGTGGCGCCCGATCGGCGCGCTCCCGGGGGCTGCGGCGGATGGGGTCCCGCCGAGCAGCCTCAGCCTAGCAAGCCCCGGCCCCACCTGTGCCCTCCTCTGCACCACGCGCGCGGGTCATCGCCCTCCCCACGCAGCCTCCCGCTCACCTTGCAGGAAAAGGGCTCGGCTCCGCACACACGCAAACGCACTCTCGCTGGCGTAGGCAGCCGCCGAGAACAATGTTTctgccgcagcagcagcagcagcagcaccaccaccaccaccaccaccaccaccaccacccaggacaCCGAGCGCACACAACTGGACGGTTGCCGCGAGCCGCGGAGCGGAGCGAAATGTCCCCTGCCGACCACCACACCGACCGCCCCTCTCGGCCCCCGTACACACCTCCAACCAACAGCGGCGGCGGGCACGTCGCGCGGAGGTCAGGCGTGTCGCGGGATCGGCCGCGGCAGAGTCTCCTCCCTCAACAAGCCTGCGGCTTCGGGATCGGCGGAGAGCGGCGAGCTCGGGCCCCTCAACGCCACCTCGTCCCCGGAGCCTGGGCGCTGCTGCAGCGAGCTACAAGACCACGGACGTCCCGCCCCCTTCGCCGCCGCCCCCTCTTATTGTTTTACCCCTGCCGAAAGGGCCGGGGAACCCCCCAGAACAAGGCCAGCCAATCAGGCATCACTTTGGAGAGCTGGACCCAACCTTCTCGCGTCCCTTCTGCGGAGCACGCGCAGAACGGCGCCGCGCTCGCGCACCCGGGCGTCCGGAAAGCCGGGGAAGCGGAACCGGCCTCGAGCCCGGGGCGAGGGCCCGCTGCCTTGA